A region of the Stutzerimonas stutzeri genome:
ATCCACCTTCAAGGTGCTGAACACGTTGATCGCGCTGGAGGAAGGCGCTATCGCCGGGGCAGACGAGATCATCCCCTGGGATAACACCCGTTACGAGATCGAGGATTGGAACCGTGATCAGACGCTGAAAAGCGCATTCAGAGTCAGCTGCGTCTGGTGCTATCAGTGGCTGGCCCAGCGGGTAGGAGCGGCCAGCTACCCACGTCATATTCATCGGGCGCGCTACGGGAGGCTACAGGAGCCCTTCAACGGCACGGAATTCTGGCTGGATGGCTCACTGACCATCAGCGCCGAGCAACAAATAGACCTGCTCAAACGCGTGGTCGAACGCAGCCTGCCGTACCGGGCGAGCAGCTACGACACCTTGAAGACGGTAATGCTCACCGAAGCCAGCGAGGACTATCGCCTTTACGCCAAGACCGGCTGGGCCGCCCGCAGCACGCCCGGCACAGGCTGGTACATCGGCTATGTCGAGCTCACCGAGGATACCTGGCTGTTCGCCTTGAACATCGATACTCGCGGCGCTACCGACCTGCCACTGCGCCAGCAGATCGCGCTGGGCGCGTTGCGGGCCAAAGGCATTCTGCCACTCGACTGAGGCTACTCGGTAACTCGGGTGGTTCGCCTAGGCGCCCGTCCTGAACAACCTCT
Encoded here:
- the blaOXA gene encoding class D beta-lactamase, translating into MPHLLLSFLFLGISALAHADDIEIAQLFEKAGVDGTLVIESTATGQRYVHNDARADQAFTAASTFKVLNTLIALEEGAIAGADEIIPWDNTRYEIEDWNRDQTLKSAFRVSCVWCYQWLAQRVGAASYPRHIHRARYGRLQEPFNGTEFWLDGSLTISAEQQIDLLKRVVERSLPYRASSYDTLKTVMLTEASEDYRLYAKTGWAARSTPGTGWYIGYVELTEDTWLFALNIDTRGATDLPLRQQIALGALRAKGILPLD